One Bosea sp. 685 DNA segment encodes these proteins:
- a CDS encoding helix-turn-helix domain-containing protein has translation MPILDIGEVAQRSGVSASTLRYYEEIGLIDSLGRRGLRRQFDADVLLKLSLIGLGKAAGFSLVEIAGLFGQDGRPDLPRARFHAKADELQRQIVDLSALRDMLRHIADCPAPTHLECPTFRGLLKSASRGTLVTHPSLGEAGKGLKPARRR, from the coding sequence ATGCCGATTCTGGATATCGGGGAGGTGGCCCAACGCTCGGGCGTGTCGGCCTCGACGCTGCGCTATTACGAGGAGATCGGCCTGATCGATTCGCTCGGACGGCGCGGATTGCGCCGGCAATTCGATGCCGACGTGCTCCTGAAATTGTCGCTCATCGGTCTCGGCAAGGCGGCGGGCTTCTCGCTGGTCGAGATCGCGGGCCTGTTCGGACAGGACGGCCGGCCCGATCTTCCCCGGGCCCGGTTTCACGCAAAGGCGGACGAATTGCAGCGCCAGATCGTCGATCTCAGCGCTCTGCGCGACATGCTGCGCCATATCGCTGACTGCCCCGCGCCGACGCATCTGGAATGCCCAACCTTCCGTGGGCTCCTGAAGTCGGCCTCGCGGGGGACGCTCGTCACCCATCCTTCTCTTGGGGAGGCCGGGAAAGGTCTGAAGCCGGCGCGGCGACGCTGA
- the glyA gene encoding serine hydroxymethyltransferase: MTEAASDKHFSNSFFAASLADSDPEIARAIELELGRQRDEIELIASENIVSRAVLEAQGSVMTNKYAEGYVGRRYYGGCQFVDIAEKLAIERACRLFDCGFANVQPNSGSQANQAVFMALMQPGDTFMGLDLAAGGHLTHGAPVNQSGKWFKVVPYGVCVVDQTIDYDAMERLAVENKPKLIVAGGSAYARHWDFARFREIADKVGAYFMVDIAHFAGLVAGGAHPSPFPHAHVVTTTTHKTLRGPRGGMVLTNDEAIAKKINSAVFPGIQGGPLMHVIAAKAVSFQEALQPEFKIYARAVVANAKALAETLKSKGFDLVTGGTDNHLMLVDLRSKKVTGKAAEAALGRAHITCNKNGIPFDPEKPMVTSGIRLGTPAATSRGFGVAEFKKVGELIAEVLDGLAANGEAGNGAVEEAVKAKAHELTARFPIY; encoded by the coding sequence ATGACCGAAGCCGCGAGCGACAAGCATTTCTCGAACTCCTTCTTCGCTGCCTCGCTTGCCGATAGCGACCCCGAGATCGCCCGTGCCATCGAGCTCGAGCTCGGTCGCCAGCGCGACGAGATCGAGCTGATCGCCTCCGAGAACATCGTCTCGCGCGCCGTGCTGGAGGCGCAGGGCTCGGTGATGACCAATAAGTATGCCGAGGGCTATGTCGGCCGGCGCTATTATGGCGGCTGCCAGTTCGTCGACATCGCCGAGAAGCTTGCGATCGAGCGCGCCTGCCGGCTGTTCGACTGCGGGTTCGCCAATGTCCAGCCGAACTCCGGTAGCCAGGCCAACCAGGCCGTGTTCATGGCGCTGATGCAGCCCGGCGACACCTTCATGGGCCTCGACCTCGCCGCCGGCGGTCACCTGACCCACGGCGCCCCGGTCAACCAGTCCGGCAAGTGGTTCAAAGTTGTGCCCTATGGCGTCTGCGTCGTCGACCAGACCATCGACTATGATGCGATGGAGCGCCTCGCCGTCGAGAACAAGCCGAAGCTGATCGTCGCCGGCGGCTCGGCCTATGCCCGGCACTGGGACTTCGCCCGCTTCCGTGAGATCGCCGACAAGGTCGGCGCCTATTTCATGGTCGATATCGCGCATTTCGCCGGACTGGTCGCGGGTGGCGCGCATCCCTCGCCATTTCCGCACGCCCATGTCGTCACCACCACCACGCACAAGACCCTGCGCGGCCCGCGCGGCGGCATGGTGCTGACCAATGACGAGGCGATCGCCAAGAAGATCAACTCGGCCGTCTTCCCCGGCATCCAGGGCGGACCTTTGATGCATGTCATCGCCGCCAAGGCGGTCTCCTTCCAGGAGGCGCTGCAGCCCGAGTTCAAGATCTATGCCCGCGCCGTCGTAGCCAACGCAAAGGCGCTGGCGGAGACGCTGAAGAGCAAGGGCTTCGACCTCGTCACCGGCGGCACCGACAACCATCTGATGCTGGTCGATCTGCGCTCCAAGAAGGTCACCGGCAAGGCGGCCGAGGCCGCTCTCGGCCGCGCCCACATCACCTGCAACAAGAACGGCATCCCCTTCGATCCGGAGAAGCCGATGGTCACCTCGGGCATCCGCCTGGGCACGCCGGCTGCGACCTCGCGCGGCTTCGGCGTCGCCGAGTTCAAGAAGGTCGGCGAGCTGATCGCCGAGGTACTGGACGGGCTTGCGGCGAATGGCGAAGCCGGCAACGGCGCGGTTGAAGAGGCCGTCAAGGCCAAGGCGCATGAGCTGACGGCGCGCTTCCCGATCTATTGA
- the nrdR gene encoding transcriptional regulator NrdR translates to MRCPYCGSLDTQVKDSRPTDDHASIRRRRVCPDCGGRFTTFERVQLRELVVVKRSGRRTAFDRDKLQTSIEVALRKRPVAPERIERMVNGIVRQLESSGEGEIPSSTVGELVMEGLKSLDDVAYVRFASVYRNFREARDFEEILGQLNADDEDGASAPPPARNDD, encoded by the coding sequence ATGCGCTGTCCCTATTGCGGCTCTCTCGACACGCAGGTGAAGGACTCCCGTCCAACCGACGACCACGCCTCGATTCGCCGTCGTCGCGTTTGTCCCGATTGCGGCGGGCGCTTCACCACCTTCGAGCGCGTGCAATTGCGCGAGCTCGTCGTGGTCAAGCGCTCGGGCCGGCGCACCGCCTTCGACCGCGACAAATTGCAGACCTCGATCGAGGTCGCGCTGCGCAAGCGCCCGGTCGCGCCGGAGCGGATCGAGCGCATGGTCAACGGCATCGTGCGCCAGCTCGAAAGCTCGGGCGAGGGCGAAATCCCGAGCTCGACCGTCGGCGAACTGGTGATGGAAGGGCTGAAATCGCTCGACGACGTCGCCTATGTCCGCTTCGCCTCGGTCTATCGCAATTTCCGCGAAGCCCGCGATTTCGAGGAGATCCTGGGCCAGCTCAATGCCGATGACGAGGACGGCGCGAGCGCGCCGCCGCCTGCCCGCAACGATGACTGA